Proteins encoded in a region of the Paenibacillus pedocola genome:
- a CDS encoding glutamate synthase subunit beta, whose product MSTPTGFMEYKRQLPGDRDPEQRVKDWEEFHHHLTEDELRTQGARCMDCGTPYCHTGIDMSGGTSGCPVHNLIPEWNNLVYRGLWKEALERLHKTNNFPEFTGSICPAPCEGSCTVGLIGQPVTIKTIELAIIDKGFEEGWVVPNPPEKRTGKRVAIVGSGPAGLAAAAQLNKAGHTVTVFERSDRVGGLLTYGIPTMKLDKRVVQRRVDLLAAEGINFVVNTEIGKDIPAQQLVDEYDAVVLCGGATKARRFNVEGSELNGVMYAMDYLNGTIKSYLNSNLEDGNYVSAAGKDVIVLGGGDTGSDCVATSLRHGCNSITQFGTHEKAPLERDPIANPWPQFPNVYTLDYAQQEAKAIFGDDPREFSIMTTKFVGDEEGNLKELHTVQIRRMVDETGRKIYQPIPGTEAVYPAQLALIAIGFDGPEQDIIQELNLDTDRRSNVKARYGKFNTNVDKVFAAGDMRRGQSLVVWAINEGREAAREVDKYLMGSTVLV is encoded by the coding sequence ATGTCTACACCTACTGGATTTATGGAGTATAAGCGCCAGCTCCCAGGTGACCGGGATCCTGAACAGCGCGTCAAAGACTGGGAAGAATTCCATCATCATCTTACCGAGGACGAGCTTCGGACGCAGGGCGCCCGCTGCATGGACTGCGGAACCCCCTATTGCCATACCGGCATTGACATGTCCGGCGGCACATCGGGCTGCCCGGTCCACAACCTGATTCCCGAGTGGAACAATCTGGTTTACCGGGGACTGTGGAAGGAAGCGCTGGAGCGTCTGCACAAGACGAATAATTTCCCTGAATTTACGGGCAGCATCTGTCCTGCACCTTGTGAAGGTTCCTGTACCGTCGGCCTGATCGGCCAGCCGGTTACAATTAAGACGATTGAGCTTGCAATCATTGATAAAGGCTTTGAGGAAGGCTGGGTAGTCCCTAATCCTCCTGAGAAACGCACCGGTAAAAGAGTAGCCATCGTCGGCTCCGGCCCGGCAGGCCTTGCGGCAGCCGCTCAGCTTAACAAAGCCGGACATACAGTGACTGTATTTGAACGCAGCGACCGCGTCGGCGGTTTGTTGACATATGGTATTCCTACCATGAAGCTTGATAAGCGCGTGGTACAGCGCCGGGTTGATCTGCTGGCTGCTGAAGGCATCAACTTCGTAGTGAATACAGAGATTGGCAAGGATATCCCTGCCCAGCAGCTGGTTGACGAATACGATGCTGTTGTCCTGTGCGGCGGAGCGACCAAAGCGCGCCGGTTCAATGTAGAAGGCAGCGAGCTGAACGGTGTAATGTACGCGATGGATTACCTGAACGGCACGATTAAGAGCTATTTGAACTCCAATCTGGAGGATGGCAATTACGTATCTGCGGCAGGCAAAGATGTGATTGTACTGGGCGGCGGGGATACAGGTTCCGACTGTGTGGCGACTTCTCTGCGGCATGGCTGTAATAGCATCACCCAGTTCGGTACGCATGAAAAAGCACCGCTGGAGCGCGACCCGATCGCGAACCCGTGGCCGCAATTCCCGAATGTGTACACACTTGACTATGCACAGCAGGAAGCCAAAGCAATCTTTGGCGATGATCCGCGTGAATTCTCCATCATGACTACTAAATTCGTCGGTGATGAGGAAGGCAACCTGAAAGAGCTGCACACCGTGCAAATCCGCCGCATGGTGGATGAAACGGGCCGCAAGATCTATCAGCCTATTCCGGGAACAGAAGCGGTATATCCGGCTCAGCTCGCGCTGATCGCGATCGGCTTCGACGGACCGGAACAGGATATCATTCAGGAGCTGAACCTGGATACGGACCGCCGCAGCAATGTGAAAGCCCGTTACGGCAAGTTCAACACGAATGTGGATAAGGTCTTTGCCGCCGGCGACATGCGCCGTGGGCAAAGTCTCGTGGTCTGGGCCATTAATGAAGGCCGCGAAGCCGCTCGTGAGGTTGACAAATATTTGATGGGATCGACCGTTCTCGTCTAA
- a CDS encoding dihydrofolate reductase, translating into MSISMIWAMGANGVIGKDNDMPWHLPRDFAYFKEQTLGKRMLMGRKTWESLGGKPLKGRKSIVITRDTSFQPEGAEVIHSLEEALAEGRKEDELMVIGGAEIYRMMLPYADKLIVTRIDEEFAGETKFPEVEWDEWEEVSNIQGIRDEQNPYDYRFYVYQRTA; encoded by the coding sequence ATGAGTATCAGCATGATTTGGGCGATGGGCGCTAATGGCGTTATCGGCAAGGATAATGATATGCCATGGCATCTGCCGCGGGATTTCGCCTACTTCAAAGAGCAGACTCTCGGTAAACGGATGCTTATGGGCCGCAAAACTTGGGAATCGCTCGGCGGGAAGCCGCTAAAAGGCAGAAAGAGTATCGTGATTACACGGGATACCAGCTTTCAGCCGGAAGGGGCGGAAGTGATTCATTCACTGGAGGAAGCGCTGGCCGAAGGACGCAAAGAAGATGAACTGATGGTCATCGGCGGAGCTGAGATTTACCGGATGATGCTCCCGTATGCCGATAAGCTGATCGTGACCCGAATTGATGAGGAATTTGCGGGAGAGACGAAGTTTCCTGAAGTAGAGTGGGATGAATGGGAAGAGGTCTCCAATATACAGGGGATTCGCGATGAGCAGAACCCGTATGATTACCGATTCTACGTTTATCAACGTACGGCTTAA
- the thyA gene encoding thymidylate synthase produces MRKYLDLLQDVLDHGTTKSDRTGTGTISVFGRQLRFDLSEGFPLVTTKRIHLKSVVYELLWFLKGDTNTSYLKENGVSIWDEWADENGELGPVYGSQWRAWESKDGRTIDQISAVIESIKHNPDSRRHIVSAWNVGEIEEMKLPPCHFVFQFYVADGKLSCMLTMRSVDTFLGLPFNIASYALLTHMVAQQTGLEVGDFIWSGGDVHIYTNHLEQVATQLSREPHPLPKLNIRRKPESIFDYTFEDFEFENYVYHPGIKAPVAI; encoded by the coding sequence TTGCGTAAATATTTGGATTTACTTCAGGATGTACTCGATCATGGCACGACAAAAAGCGACCGCACAGGAACCGGCACAATTTCCGTATTTGGGCGTCAGCTTCGCTTTGATCTGTCCGAAGGGTTCCCGCTGGTTACAACCAAGCGAATCCATCTGAAATCAGTAGTATACGAGCTCCTGTGGTTCTTAAAGGGAGATACAAATACTTCGTACCTGAAGGAGAACGGTGTCTCCATCTGGGATGAATGGGCCGACGAGAACGGTGAGCTGGGACCGGTGTACGGTTCGCAGTGGCGTGCCTGGGAGAGTAAGGATGGCCGGACGATTGACCAGATTTCCGCAGTGATCGAATCGATCAAGCACAACCCGGACTCCCGCCGCCATATCGTCAGTGCCTGGAATGTAGGCGAGATTGAGGAGATGAAGCTGCCGCCTTGCCACTTTGTCTTCCAGTTCTATGTAGCGGACGGCAAGCTCTCCTGCATGCTGACCATGCGGTCTGTAGATACCTTCCTTGGACTGCCCTTTAATATTGCCAGCTACGCACTGCTTACACATATGGTAGCGCAGCAGACGGGATTAGAGGTTGGCGACTTCATTTGGTCCGGCGGCGATGTGCACATTTATACAAATCATCTGGAACAGGTGGCTACCCAATTGTCCAGGGAACCGCATCCGTTGCCGAAGCTGAATATTCGCAGAAAGCCGGAGAGTATTTTTGACTATACTTTTGAAGATTTCGAGTTTGAGAATTATGTATACCATCCGGGAATTAAAGCTCCGGTCGCAATCTAA
- a CDS encoding S66 family peptidase — translation MKAAKLKAGDEIRIISPSNSLGIIAPEQIEASKGLLQGLGFTVSFAEHAYELDVFSSSSVSSRVEDIHEAFRDPKVKGILTTLGGHNCNQLLRELDYELIAANPKRLCGYSDITALGSAIYTRTGLITYSGPHFSTLAMRYGNEYTIRHFIQMMTEDVEILVQPSAQWSDDAWFLDQENRTFEPNAGPVTIYPGSAEGIIIGGNLCTLNLLQGTEFMPSLKDAILFLEDDFESSPETFDRDLQSLIHQPGFEQVRGLVIGRFQRASRITPDLLSTIIRSKKELQQLPVIADVNFGHTSPLITFPIGGQAKLIAEEGRVELKIWE, via the coding sequence ATGAAAGCAGCTAAACTGAAAGCAGGAGACGAAATCCGCATCATTTCACCATCCAATAGTCTTGGAATCATAGCCCCTGAACAAATTGAGGCATCTAAAGGGCTGCTCCAGGGGCTCGGGTTCACGGTTTCTTTTGCCGAACATGCTTATGAGTTGGATGTGTTCTCATCCTCTTCTGTCAGCTCCAGAGTAGAGGATATCCATGAGGCTTTTCGTGACCCTAAGGTTAAGGGGATACTGACGACCCTAGGGGGCCACAACTGTAACCAGCTGCTGCGTGAGCTTGATTATGAGCTGATTGCCGCTAATCCCAAACGTCTCTGCGGATACTCGGATATTACAGCGCTAGGAAGTGCGATATACACCCGAACCGGACTGATTACGTATTCGGGTCCTCATTTTTCGACGTTAGCCATGCGGTACGGGAATGAATATACGATCCGGCACTTTATCCAGATGATGACGGAGGACGTGGAGATCCTTGTACAACCCTCTGCACAGTGGAGTGACGATGCTTGGTTCTTGGATCAGGAAAATCGTACGTTTGAGCCTAATGCTGGTCCGGTTACGATCTATCCAGGATCTGCGGAAGGAATCATTATCGGCGGCAATCTATGTACGTTGAATTTGCTTCAAGGTACGGAGTTTATGCCAAGCCTTAAGGATGCAATTCTGTTTCTGGAGGATGACTTTGAATCCAGTCCGGAAACCTTCGACCGGGATCTGCAATCTCTGATTCATCAGCCGGGCTTTGAGCAGGTCAGAGGGCTGGTAATCGGCAGATTTCAAAGGGCATCGCGGATAACGCCGGATTTACTGTCTACGATCATTAGGAGTAAAAAGGAGCTGCAGCAGCTTCCGGTCATCGCCGATGTGAATTTTGGACATACTTCGCCGCTGATCACTTTTCCGATAGGAGGACAGGCTAAGCTGATTGCTGAAGAGGGACGTGTGGAGCTGAAGATCTGGGAGTAG
- the lpdA gene encoding dihydrolipoyl dehydrogenase: protein MVVGDASIEIDTLVIGAGPGGYVAAIRAAQLGQKVLIVDKSELGGVCLNRGCIPSKALISAAHQYEAAQHGEVFGVTAENVKVDWSKTMEFKNGVVKRMTTGVTSLMKGNKIEVFSGEAMFISTNEARLFNEHESPRYKFNNCIIATGSRPIELKPFPFGGRILSSTEALDLPEIPKSMIVIGGGYIGAELGQMYSKFGTKVTIIEGLDTVLPGFDKDMTRLVAKNMAKTGIEIVTNAKAESAVQNDKEVTVKYSVGGDSKEITADYLLVTVGRRPNTDGELGLDLIGVELDERGLIKVDHQGRTNIPNIYAIGDIVPGLALAHKASYEGKIAAEAISGHKSVVDYKVIPAVVFTDPECSSVGLTEKEAKDKGYKVKAGKFPFAGNGRAVSLNAPEGFIKIVANSENNLVLGAQIVGIEASNLIAELGLAIEMGATLEDIALTIHAHPTLGEIVMEAAELVEGHPIHVVK, encoded by the coding sequence ATGGTAGTCGGAGACGCTTCAATCGAAATCGACACATTGGTAATTGGTGCAGGTCCCGGCGGGTATGTGGCGGCAATTCGTGCCGCCCAGCTCGGCCAGAAGGTACTGATCGTGGATAAATCGGAGCTCGGCGGTGTCTGCTTGAACCGCGGATGTATTCCGTCCAAAGCCCTGATCTCTGCAGCCCATCAATATGAAGCTGCACAGCACGGCGAAGTTTTCGGTGTAACTGCCGAGAATGTTAAGGTAGACTGGTCCAAAACTATGGAATTCAAAAACGGTGTCGTGAAAAGAATGACCACCGGTGTTACCAGCCTGATGAAGGGTAACAAAATCGAAGTATTTAGCGGAGAAGCTATGTTCATCAGCACAAATGAAGCCCGTTTGTTCAATGAGCATGAATCCCCGCGCTACAAATTCAATAACTGCATCATCGCGACAGGTTCCCGTCCGATTGAGCTGAAGCCTTTCCCGTTCGGCGGACGTATCCTGTCCTCGACAGAAGCTCTGGATCTGCCTGAGATCCCTAAGAGCATGATCGTTATCGGCGGCGGCTACATCGGTGCCGAGCTTGGCCAGATGTACTCCAAATTCGGTACTAAAGTAACGATCATTGAAGGTCTGGATACTGTACTGCCAGGCTTCGACAAAGATATGACCCGTCTGGTTGCCAAGAACATGGCGAAGACAGGCATTGAGATCGTAACGAATGCCAAAGCGGAAAGCGCTGTTCAGAACGACAAGGAAGTAACCGTGAAGTACTCCGTGGGCGGCGATTCCAAAGAGATTACAGCGGATTACCTGCTCGTTACTGTTGGACGCCGTCCAAACACAGATGGTGAACTGGGTCTTGATCTGATCGGTGTCGAGCTTGACGAACGCGGTCTGATCAAAGTTGACCACCAAGGCCGCACTAATATCCCTAACATCTATGCTATCGGCGATATCGTTCCAGGGCTGGCCCTGGCACACAAAGCTTCCTATGAAGGCAAGATCGCTGCAGAAGCGATTTCCGGCCACAAATCAGTTGTCGACTATAAAGTCATTCCGGCGGTTGTATTTACCGATCCTGAGTGCTCCAGCGTAGGTCTGACTGAAAAAGAAGCTAAAGACAAGGGCTACAAAGTAAAAGCCGGCAAATTCCCGTTCGCGGGCAATGGCCGTGCGGTTTCTTTGAACGCTCCGGAAGGCTTCATCAAGATTGTGGCTAACAGCGAGAACAACCTCGTACTGGGTGCACAAATCGTGGGTATTGAAGCATCCAACCTGATTGCTGAGCTGGGTCTGGCGATTGAAATGGGCGCTACGCTCGAAGATATCGCTTTGACAATCCACGCGCATCCTACCCTTGGCGAAATCGTCATGGAAGCGGCTGAGCTGGTAGAAGGCCACCCAATCCACGTTGTGAAATAA
- a CDS encoding 2-oxo acid dehydrogenase subunit E2: MAKFEYRFPELGEGLHEGEIIKMHIKAGDKVTDDDIVMEVQNDKAVVEVPCPVNGTVLEVFTKDGQVCRVGEVVAIIDAEGDVPEQEPSHAEPQSTQEADAAKGGADTTSSPATSSPATGGAVNFEYRFPELGEGLHEGEIIKMHIKVGDKVTDDDIVMEVQNDKAVVEVPCPVNGTVLEVRVKDGQVCRVGEVVAIIAAEGEVPQQEGGHAEAPAAQEAAPAPAAAQAAAPAPNRDILATPSVRKFARDQSVDISKVNGSGKNGKITHEDVEAFLKGGSAAPAAVPAAAAPAASAAAATAPAAAAAPAAKAAAPAAASGNVSLEEERVPFKGIRKAIANAMVKSAYTAPHVTIMDEVDVTELVAFRARMKPVAEKKGVKVTYLPFIVKALVAASRQFPALNAMIDEATNEIVYKKYYNIGIATDTDNGLIVPVIKDADRKSIWMIASAITDLAVRGRDGKLAPNEMKGSTISISNIGSAGGMFFTPIINFPEVAILGTGRITEKPVVKNGEIVAAPVMALSLSFDHRIIDGATAQNFMNYIKTLLANPDMLVMEV; this comes from the coding sequence GTGGCAAAATTTGAGTACCGGTTCCCTGAGCTGGGCGAAGGTTTGCATGAGGGCGAAATTATCAAAATGCATATCAAAGCCGGCGATAAAGTAACCGATGACGATATCGTAATGGAAGTTCAGAATGACAAGGCAGTAGTAGAGGTACCTTGCCCGGTCAACGGCACAGTGCTTGAAGTTTTCACTAAAGACGGTCAAGTCTGCCGCGTAGGTGAAGTTGTGGCAATTATCGATGCAGAAGGCGATGTTCCTGAGCAGGAACCAAGCCATGCAGAACCGCAGTCCACTCAAGAGGCAGATGCAGCTAAAGGCGGAGCGGATACTACTTCTTCTCCTGCAACAAGCAGCCCGGCAACCGGCGGCGCTGTGAACTTTGAATACCGTTTCCCTGAATTGGGTGAAGGTCTGCACGAAGGCGAAATCATCAAAATGCATATCAAAGTCGGCGATAAAGTAACTGACGACGATATCGTAATGGAAGTGCAGAATGATAAGGCAGTAGTAGAGGTTCCTTGCCCGGTCAACGGTACTGTCCTTGAAGTGCGTGTGAAAGACGGACAGGTATGCCGCGTAGGCGAAGTTGTAGCAATTATTGCTGCTGAAGGCGAAGTTCCACAGCAGGAAGGCGGCCACGCTGAAGCTCCTGCAGCCCAGGAAGCTGCACCGGCACCAGCTGCTGCACAGGCTGCTGCTCCAGCGCCTAACCGTGACATTCTGGCTACACCAAGTGTACGCAAATTCGCCCGTGACCAAAGCGTTGACATCTCCAAAGTGAATGGCTCCGGCAAGAACGGCAAGATTACTCACGAAGATGTTGAAGCCTTCCTGAAGGGCGGCTCCGCAGCACCTGCGGCGGTACCAGCAGCGGCAGCGCCTGCAGCATCTGCTGCAGCAGCTACTGCTCCAGCGGCAGCAGCAGCGCCTGCAGCAAAAGCAGCAGCTCCAGCTGCAGCATCCGGCAATGTAAGCCTGGAAGAAGAACGCGTACCATTCAAGGGTATCCGTAAAGCGATCGCTAACGCTATGGTTAAATCGGCTTACACTGCACCGCATGTTACGATCATGGACGAAGTGGATGTTACCGAGCTGGTAGCCTTCCGTGCCCGCATGAAGCCTGTTGCCGAGAAGAAAGGCGTGAAGGTTACTTACCTTCCGTTCATCGTCAAAGCACTGGTTGCAGCTTCCCGTCAATTCCCTGCGCTTAATGCGATGATTGACGAAGCCACTAACGAAATTGTTTACAAGAAATACTACAACATCGGTATCGCAACAGATACAGACAACGGTCTGATTGTTCCGGTTATCAAGGATGCTGACCGTAAGAGCATCTGGATGATCGCTAGTGCCATCACTGATCTGGCTGTTCGCGGACGCGACGGTAAACTGGCTCCTAATGAAATGAAAGGCAGCACGATCTCCATCAGCAACATCGGCTCCGCCGGCGGTATGTTCTTCACTCCGATCATTAACTTCCCTGAAGTTGCCATTCTGGGTACCGGACGTATCACTGAGAAACCGGTTGTTAAGAACGGCGAAATCGTAGCAGCTCCTGTAATGGCCCTGTCCTTGAGCTTTGACCACCGGATTATCGATGGTGCAACAGCCCAGAACTTCATGAATTACATTAAGACCCTGCTTGCAAATCCTGATATGTTAGTTATGGAGGTGTAA
- a CDS encoding alpha-ketoacid dehydrogenase subunit beta, which translates to MAQMNMKEAIRDAMRVELNRDPNVMIFGEDVGNVGGVFRVTEGLQKEFGEDRVFDTPLAESAIGGLAFGLGVQGFRPIAEIQFVGFIFEALDQIVIQAARLRYRSGGKYNAPVVFRTPFGGGVKAAELHTDSLEGLIAQSPGIKVVIPSNPYDAKGLMIASIRDNDPVFFMEHLNLYHAFRAEVPEGEYTVELGKANVVREGSDVTIISYGLMVHTATKAADQLEKEGIKAEIIDLRTVSPIDIDTIVASVKKTNRAIVVQEAQKSSGVAAEVIAQINEKAILHLEAPVLRVAGPDTIYPFAQIEDTWIPTPARVIAAVKKVMEF; encoded by the coding sequence ATGGCACAAATGAATATGAAAGAAGCAATCCGTGACGCAATGCGCGTTGAACTGAATCGTGACCCTAATGTTATGATCTTTGGAGAAGACGTTGGTAATGTAGGCGGCGTTTTCCGTGTAACAGAAGGGCTGCAGAAAGAATTTGGCGAAGACCGTGTGTTCGATACACCGCTTGCCGAGTCCGCAATCGGCGGTCTGGCATTTGGTCTCGGGGTACAGGGCTTCCGTCCAATCGCTGAAATCCAGTTTGTCGGCTTCATTTTTGAAGCCCTCGACCAGATCGTTATTCAGGCTGCACGCCTGCGCTACCGTTCCGGCGGCAAATATAATGCTCCAGTCGTGTTCCGTACTCCTTTTGGCGGCGGCGTCAAGGCTGCTGAGCTTCACACTGACTCTCTTGAAGGCCTGATTGCCCAAAGCCCGGGGATCAAAGTTGTTATTCCTTCTAACCCGTATGATGCCAAGGGACTGATGATCGCTTCGATCCGCGACAATGACCCTGTATTCTTCATGGAGCACTTGAACCTGTACCATGCGTTCCGCGCAGAAGTACCGGAAGGTGAGTATACCGTCGAACTGGGCAAAGCAAACGTTGTCCGCGAAGGTTCGGATGTTACTATTATCTCTTACGGTCTGATGGTACATACTGCCACCAAAGCCGCTGATCAGCTTGAAAAGGAAGGCATCAAGGCTGAAATTATCGATCTGCGTACGGTTAGCCCGATTGACATCGACACCATTGTTGCTTCTGTGAAGAAGACCAATCGTGCCATTGTAGTTCAAGAAGCACAAAAGAGCTCCGGCGTTGCTGCCGAAGTCATCGCTCAAATTAATGAAAAAGCAATTCTGCATCTTGAAGCGCCTGTTCTTCGTGTAGCAGGTCCGGATACCATCTATCCATTCGCGCAAATCGAGGATACCTGGATTCCTACACCGGCACGCGTCATTGCAGCCGTGAAGAAAGTAATGGAATTCTAA
- the pdhA gene encoding pyruvate dehydrogenase (acetyl-transferring) E1 component subunit alpha, protein MTRVPYEVYTEDVEALTVLSPDGEVINKDMMPALTDDQLKEIMYRMVFTRTWDDRAVNLGRQGRLGFYAPVSGQEATMIGSEFALQKEDFVCPGYRDIPQLVWHGLPLYQAFLYSRGHQHGGQIPDGVNVLMPQIIIGAQILHATGIAMGFKLKKQQNVAITYTGDGGSSEGDFYEGLNFAGRFKLPVIFFVQNNGYAITTPFAKQTASKSIAHKAVAAGIPGIKVDGMDVFAVIAAVQEAAERARKGEGATLIEAVTYRFRPHSLSDDASKYRSKDEEGQWNEKDPIARLAKYLEKKGLWTEEDTLRVREEAKATVNEQIKKAEQTEKMTVSGLIDSMFEVTPKHLEEQKADFE, encoded by the coding sequence ATGACTAGAGTTCCTTATGAAGTGTATACAGAGGACGTGGAGGCCCTTACGGTGCTTTCTCCGGATGGAGAAGTTATCAACAAGGACATGATGCCTGCACTTACCGATGATCAACTGAAAGAAATTATGTACCGTATGGTATTTACCCGTACATGGGATGACCGTGCCGTCAATCTTGGCCGTCAAGGCCGCCTTGGTTTCTATGCGCCGGTATCCGGCCAGGAAGCAACCATGATCGGCAGTGAGTTCGCACTTCAGAAAGAAGACTTCGTGTGCCCGGGCTACCGTGATATTCCACAGCTGGTATGGCACGGACTTCCATTATATCAGGCTTTCCTTTATTCCCGCGGCCACCAGCACGGCGGTCAGATTCCGGATGGTGTTAATGTATTAATGCCACAAATCATCATCGGTGCGCAAATTCTGCACGCTACCGGGATCGCAATGGGCTTCAAGCTGAAGAAGCAACAGAATGTTGCAATTACTTATACAGGTGACGGCGGTTCTTCCGAAGGCGACTTCTATGAAGGCCTGAACTTTGCCGGACGCTTCAAATTACCGGTTATTTTCTTTGTACAGAACAACGGCTATGCGATTACGACTCCGTTCGCTAAGCAGACGGCTTCCAAATCTATTGCCCACAAAGCAGTAGCAGCCGGTATCCCAGGTATTAAAGTAGACGGTATGGATGTCTTCGCAGTTATTGCAGCAGTGCAGGAAGCTGCAGAACGTGCACGTAAAGGCGAAGGTGCTACGCTGATTGAAGCTGTGACTTACCGTTTCCGTCCGCATTCCCTGTCTGATGACGCCAGCAAATACCGTTCCAAGGATGAAGAAGGCCAGTGGAACGAGAAGGATCCTATCGCCCGTCTTGCCAAGTATTTGGAGAAGAAAGGCCTATGGACCGAAGAAGACACACTGCGCGTAAGAGAAGAAGCGAAAGCGACTGTGAACGAGCAGATCAAAAAAGCAGAGCAAACCGAAAAAATGACCGTTTCAGGCTTGATCGACAGCATGTTCGAGGTAACTCCGAAACATCTGGAAGAGCAAAAAGCCGATTTTGAATAA
- a CDS encoding alpha/beta hydrolase, with protein sequence MSEPVFLKRTIVKQTLWSEHLQEERKLRIYLPPGYNEVLSYPVVYCQDGEEFFNFGRIATLAGQLIIEEDIEPFIIVGVEVNVAVRTQEYAPFGSRFRQYLACFAEEIIPFIEHNYPVRRTPDERIIAGDSLGGSVSLHLALAYPRLFNRVLSLSGAYYPESRDIIALEEDLSWLDINMVVGLQETDYQTDTGVYDFVQMNRDTKALLESRGATVSYREKDGKHLWGFWQKELPESLLYFFTP encoded by the coding sequence ATGAGCGAACCTGTTTTTCTGAAACGTACAATCGTTAAACAAACACTTTGGAGCGAACATCTGCAGGAAGAACGCAAGCTCCGGATTTATCTTCCCCCAGGCTATAATGAAGTACTCAGCTATCCTGTTGTCTATTGCCAGGACGGAGAGGAATTCTTTAATTTCGGCCGGATCGCCACCCTCGCCGGGCAGCTCATTATAGAGGAAGACATTGAGCCGTTCATCATCGTAGGCGTTGAAGTGAATGTCGCCGTCCGGACACAGGAGTATGCTCCCTTTGGCAGCCGGTTCAGACAATACCTTGCCTGCTTTGCCGAAGAGATTATTCCCTTCATTGAACATAATTATCCGGTCCGCCGTACCCCGGATGAACGGATCATTGCCGGAGACTCCCTGGGAGGCAGCGTTTCCCTGCACCTCGCCCTTGCCTACCCCCGTCTGTTCAACCGAGTCCTGAGCCTTTCAGGCGCCTATTATCCGGAGTCCCGCGACATCATCGCTCTGGAAGAGGATCTATCCTGGCTGGACATTAATATGGTAGTAGGACTGCAGGAGACAGATTATCAGACGGATACCGGAGTATACGACTTCGTCCAGATGAACCGGGACACCAAGGCTCTGCTTGAATCCCGCGGTGCAACAGTTTCCTACCGTGAAAAGGACGGCAAGCATCTTTGGGGATTTTGGCAAAAAGAACTCCCAGAATCATTACTCTATTTCTTTACCCCATGA
- a CDS encoding low molecular weight protein-tyrosine-phosphatase: MVNVLFVCLGNICRSPMAEAVLRSKIAERHLSERIGVDSAGTGDWHIGKVPHEGTRRILDQKGISYENMTARLVSSGDFEKFQYIVCMDNSNGVNVRKLPGGDKAELLFFMDLLPDEELREVPDPYFTGNFEQVYDLINAGCDVLLERIIKEKL, translated from the coding sequence ATCGTAAATGTGTTATTCGTATGTCTGGGGAATATCTGCCGTTCACCTATGGCTGAGGCAGTTCTCCGCAGCAAAATCGCAGAACGCCATCTGTCAGAGCGTATCGGTGTAGATTCAGCAGGAACAGGGGATTGGCATATTGGTAAAGTGCCGCATGAAGGGACCCGGCGTATTCTCGACCAGAAGGGGATTAGCTATGAGAATATGACAGCACGTCTGGTGAGCAGCGGTGATTTTGAGAAGTTTCAATATATCGTCTGCATGGACAACTCCAATGGCGTGAATGTCCGCAAGCTTCCCGGCGGAGATAAGGCAGAGCTGCTGTTTTTCATGGATTTGCTGCCGGACGAAGAGCTGCGTGAGGTACCGGATCCTTATTTTACAGGAAATTTTGAGCAGGTCTATGACCTTATCAATGCCGGCTGCGATGTTTTGCTGGAGCGTATTATTAAAGAAAAGCTATAG